The Aerosakkonema funiforme FACHB-1375 genome segment CCTCCAGCAAGTTAAATTTTTGCGGGATAAACAAGGAAAAGACCTTTGCTTGCGCGTGGGCGTTCGCCAAGGTGGCTGTTCTGGGATGTCTTACATGATGGACTTTATAGATCCCAGCACCATTACGGAGAATGATGACGTTTTTGACTATGATGGCTTTCAGCTGGTCTGCGATCGCAAGAGCTTACTTTATTTGTACGGTTTGGTTCTGGACTATAGCGATGCTATGATTGGCGGTGGCTTTCAATTCACCAATCCG includes the following:
- a CDS encoding HesB/IscA family protein, with translation MTSATQSQQRGIMIADGALQQVKFLRDKQGKDLCLRVGVRQGGCSGMSYMMDFIDPSTITENDDVFDYDGFQLVCDRKSLLYLYGLVLDYSDAMIGGGFQFTNPNASQTCGCGKSFAV